The Streptomyces spororaveus genome includes a region encoding these proteins:
- a CDS encoding ABC transporter permease, whose product MSAVVPTRLSVRDALAEAVAGMLRRPGRAVLTALGTVLGVGSFVAVLGLTATISSQIDGRFNVLTATEVGIEDVAAQQNEFAGSGFPADAEERLRAVAGIEHAGVLWTVRLDSRTTVGPLPSGAGDPTTGAAVVAASPGAVAALVPTLQEGRLYDDFAERGRERVVVIGSGLAARLGITTLATRPALYIGQEPFTVAGIVADLRRRPEHLMSVLVPRTTAEQLWGPPPPGGATMLISTELGAARQVAGLAPLALRPDHPEYLKAVPPPDPRTLRSGVTADLSALFLLLAGICLVIGAVGIANTTLVAVLERTGEIGLRRALGARGRHVSAQFLTESAALGALGGLVGTSLGELTVVAVALARDWTPVIHPATVAAAPLVGLVTGLLAGLYPAWRAARVEPAEALRR is encoded by the coding sequence TTGAGCGCCGTCGTGCCCACCCGGCTCTCCGTACGCGACGCCCTGGCCGAGGCGGTCGCCGGGATGCTGCGCCGCCCCGGCCGGGCCGTGCTCACCGCCCTCGGCACCGTCCTCGGCGTGGGCAGCTTCGTGGCCGTGCTGGGCCTCACCGCCACCATCTCCTCGCAGATCGACGGCAGGTTCAACGTCCTGACCGCCACCGAGGTCGGCATCGAGGACGTCGCCGCCCAGCAGAACGAGTTCGCCGGTTCCGGCTTCCCGGCCGATGCCGAGGAGCGGCTGCGCGCCGTCGCGGGCATCGAGCACGCCGGGGTGCTGTGGACGGTGCGCCTCGACTCACGGACCACCGTGGGCCCCCTGCCCTCCGGCGCCGGCGACCCCACCACCGGAGCGGCCGTCGTCGCCGCCTCCCCCGGCGCCGTCGCCGCCCTCGTACCGACCCTCCAGGAGGGGCGGCTCTACGACGACTTCGCCGAGCGCGGCCGCGAACGCGTCGTCGTCATCGGCAGCGGGCTCGCCGCCCGCCTCGGCATCACCACCCTGGCCACCCGGCCCGCCCTCTACATCGGCCAGGAACCCTTCACCGTGGCGGGCATCGTCGCGGACCTGCGGCGCCGGCCCGAGCACCTGATGTCGGTCCTCGTGCCGCGCACCACCGCCGAGCAGCTCTGGGGGCCGCCCCCGCCCGGCGGCGCGACCATGCTGATCTCCACCGAACTCGGTGCCGCCCGCCAGGTCGCCGGCCTCGCCCCGCTCGCGCTGCGCCCCGACCACCCCGAGTACCTCAAGGCCGTCCCGCCGCCCGACCCCCGGACGCTGCGCTCGGGCGTCACCGCCGACCTGAGCGCGCTCTTCCTGCTGCTCGCCGGGATCTGCCTGGTCATCGGCGCGGTCGGGATCGCCAACACCACGCTGGTCGCCGTACTGGAGCGGACCGGCGAGATCGGGCTGCGCCGGGCGCTCGGGGCCCGGGGCCGGCACGTCTCGGCCCAGTTCCTCACCGAGTCCGCGGCCCTGGGGGCGCTCGGCGGCCTGGTCGGGACCTCGCTGGGCGAGCTGACCGTGGTCGCCGTCGCCCTCGCCCGGGACTGGACCCCGGTGATCCATCCGGCCACCGTCGCCGCTGCCCCGCTCGTTGGCCTGGTCACCGGGCTGCTGGCCGGGCTGTATCCCGCCTGGCGGGCGGCCCGTGTCGAACCGGCCGAAGCCCTGCGAAGATAG
- a CDS encoding C40 family peptidase has product MSHTAHIPSHRKPRRSASKLAVRAGVAGGVLSTLAMAGTASASPSAEPLAETTLEMPVLDMDLGAEVSSAVTKAAENTRLAAVEGELTAQEESARTGAAAEAKQAKEEAQKKADAEKQAEAEKKAKAEADRKAEAERSARGSERTSLKSASAPQGTGTVSAPATGSAAAIVNFARAQVGKAYVMGGTGPSSFDCSGLVQAAYRQAGISLPRMSQAQSSAGTSVSLNALQPGDILYWGSKGSAYHVAIYVGGGKFVGAQNPSTGIVERNLSYDKPTGAVRVL; this is encoded by the coding sequence ATGTCCCACACCGCTCACATACCCAGCCACCGGAAGCCCCGCCGCAGCGCCTCGAAGCTCGCGGTCCGCGCCGGAGTTGCCGGTGGCGTCCTCAGCACCCTGGCCATGGCCGGCACCGCGAGCGCGTCCCCGTCCGCCGAGCCCCTGGCCGAGACGACGCTCGAAATGCCGGTCCTCGACATGGACCTTGGCGCCGAGGTCTCCTCCGCCGTCACCAAGGCCGCCGAGAACACCCGCCTCGCGGCCGTCGAGGGCGAACTGACCGCCCAGGAGGAGAGCGCCCGTACCGGCGCCGCCGCCGAGGCAAAGCAGGCCAAGGAAGAGGCCCAGAAGAAGGCCGACGCCGAGAAGCAGGCCGAGGCCGAGAAGAAGGCGAAGGCCGAGGCCGACCGCAAGGCCGAGGCCGAGCGTTCCGCCCGCGGCTCCGAGCGCACCTCGCTCAAGAGCGCCTCCGCCCCGCAGGGCACCGGCACCGTCTCCGCCCCGGCCACCGGCTCCGCCGCGGCCATCGTCAACTTCGCCCGCGCGCAGGTCGGCAAGGCGTACGTCATGGGCGGCACCGGCCCGTCCTCGTTCGACTGCTCCGGCCTCGTCCAGGCCGCCTACCGCCAGGCCGGCATCAGCCTGCCGCGCATGTCCCAGGCGCAGTCCTCGGCCGGCACCTCGGTGTCGCTGAACGCCCTGCAGCCGGGCGACATCCTGTACTGGGGCTCCAAGGGCAGCGCCTACCACGTCGCCATCTACGTCGGCGGCGGCAAGTTCGTCGGCGCGCAGAACCCCAGCACGGGCATCGTCGAGCGCAACCTCAGCTACGACAAGCCGACGGGCGCCGTCCGCGTCCTCTGA
- a CDS encoding geranylgeranyl reductase family protein has product MTELLSEHSADVIVVGAGPAGSTTAYYLAKAGLDVLLLEKTAFPREKVCGDGLTPRATKQLVAMGIDISEEAGWLRNKGLRIIGGGQRLQLDWPELASYPDYGLVRKRDDFDETLARQAQKAGARLYERCTVGEPVRDARTGHITGVHAKLGEEKTPVTFHAPLVVAADGNSSRLSLAMGLHRREDRPMGVAVRTYFTSPRHDDDYLESWLELWDRRGAQDRLLPGYGWIFGMGDGTSNVGLGILNSSSAFKELDWREVLKAWCASMPEDWGYTPENMTQPIRGAALPMAFNRQPHYTKGLLLVGDAGGLVNPFNGEGIAYAMESGQIAADVIVQAQARATPAQRELALHNYPKVLKETYGGYYTLGRAFVKLIGNPKVMKIAAQRGLTHPVLMRFTLKMLANLTDPTGGDAMDRIINGLSKVAPKA; this is encoded by the coding sequence GTGACCGAGCTCCTCTCCGAACACTCCGCGGACGTGATCGTCGTCGGGGCCGGGCCCGCCGGCTCGACCACCGCCTACTACCTCGCCAAGGCCGGATTGGACGTCCTGCTGCTGGAGAAGACGGCGTTCCCGCGCGAGAAGGTCTGCGGCGACGGCCTGACCCCGCGCGCCACCAAGCAGCTGGTGGCGATGGGCATCGACATCTCCGAAGAGGCCGGCTGGCTGCGGAACAAGGGTCTGCGGATCATCGGCGGCGGCCAGCGGCTCCAGCTGGACTGGCCGGAACTCGCCTCCTACCCGGACTACGGACTCGTCCGCAAGCGTGACGACTTCGACGAGACCCTGGCCCGTCAGGCGCAGAAGGCCGGCGCCCGGCTGTACGAGCGCTGCACCGTCGGCGAGCCGGTGCGCGACGCGCGCACCGGCCACATCACGGGCGTCCACGCGAAGCTGGGCGAGGAGAAGACCCCGGTCACCTTCCACGCCCCGCTGGTCGTCGCGGCCGACGGCAACTCCTCCCGGCTGTCCCTGGCGATGGGCCTGCACCGGCGCGAGGACCGCCCGATGGGCGTGGCCGTACGGACGTACTTCACCTCGCCGCGGCACGACGACGACTACCTGGAGTCCTGGCTGGAGCTGTGGGACCGGCGCGGCGCGCAGGACCGGCTGCTGCCCGGCTACGGCTGGATCTTCGGCATGGGCGACGGCACCTCCAACGTCGGCCTCGGCATCCTCAACTCCTCCTCCGCCTTCAAGGAGCTGGACTGGCGCGAGGTCCTCAAGGCCTGGTGCGCCTCCATGCCGGAGGACTGGGGCTACACCCCCGAGAACATGACGCAGCCGATCCGCGGCGCGGCCCTGCCGATGGCCTTCAACCGGCAGCCGCACTACACGAAGGGCCTGCTGCTGGTCGGCGACGCGGGCGGGCTCGTCAACCCGTTCAACGGCGAGGGCATCGCGTACGCCATGGAGTCGGGCCAGATCGCGGCCGACGTCATCGTGCAGGCCCAGGCGCGGGCCACCCCGGCCCAGCGCGAGCTGGCCCTGCACAACTACCCGAAGGTGCTCAAGGAGACCTACGGCGGCTACTACACCCTGGGCCGCGCCTTCGTGAAGCTGATCGGCAACCCGAAGGTCATGAAGATCGCCGCCCAGCGCGGTCTGACCCACCCGGTGCTGATGCGCTTCACCCTGAAGATGCTGGCCAACCTGACCGACCCGACGGGCGGCGACGCGATGGACCGCATCATCAACGGCCTCTCGAAGGTGGCCCCGAAGGCCTGA
- a CDS encoding ABC transporter ATP-binding protein, protein MIELRGVGLTYPGPPPVEALHPCDLTVRRGEFITVVGPSGSGKSTFLNVTGLLDSPTSGRYLLDGIDTAALPDRERTALRGRRIGFVFQSFHLLPHRSALENVTLAMLYTGIPRAQRLVRAREALDRVGLGHRAGAVPGRLSGGERQRVAIARALVGRPSLLLCDEPTGNLDSVNAASVLGLLDELHGAGMTVLVITHDPEVARRGVRTVTIRDGRLDS, encoded by the coding sequence GTGATCGAGCTCCGCGGGGTCGGCCTCACCTACCCCGGGCCGCCGCCCGTCGAAGCCCTGCACCCCTGCGACCTGACCGTCCGGCGCGGCGAGTTCATCACCGTCGTCGGCCCCTCCGGCTCCGGGAAGTCCACCTTCCTCAACGTCACCGGGCTGCTCGACTCCCCCACCAGCGGCCGGTACCTGCTCGACGGGATCGACACCGCCGCGCTCCCCGACCGGGAGCGCACCGCCCTGCGCGGCCGCCGGATCGGCTTCGTCTTCCAGTCCTTCCACCTCCTCCCCCACCGGTCCGCCCTGGAGAACGTCACCCTCGCCATGCTCTACACCGGAATCCCGCGCGCGCAGCGCCTCGTACGGGCCCGCGAGGCCCTGGACCGGGTCGGTCTCGGGCACCGCGCCGGCGCCGTGCCCGGCCGGCTGTCGGGCGGCGAGCGCCAGCGGGTGGCGATCGCCCGCGCCCTGGTCGGACGCCCCTCGCTCCTGCTGTGCGACGAGCCGACCGGCAATCTCGACTCCGTGAACGCCGCGTCCGTCCTCGGGCTGCTCGACGAACTGCACGGAGCCGGGATGACCGTCCTCGTCATCACGCACGACCCCGAGGTGGCCCGCCGCGGTGTCCGGACCGTCACCATCCGCGACGGGCGGCTGGATTCTTGA
- a CDS encoding NADH-quinone oxidoreductase subunit A, producing the protein MNAYAPILVLGALGAGFAIFSVVMATLIGPKRYNRAKLEAYECGIEPTPMPAGGGRFPIKYYLTAMLFIVFDIEVVFLYPWAVTFDSLGIFGLVEMLLFVLTVFVAYAYVWRRGGLEWD; encoded by the coding sequence GTGAATGCGTACGCGCCCATCCTCGTGCTCGGCGCCCTCGGCGCAGGGTTTGCGATCTTCTCCGTGGTCATGGCCACGCTGATCGGTCCAAAACGGTACAACCGGGCAAAGCTTGAAGCCTACGAGTGCGGCATCGAACCGACGCCGATGCCGGCCGGCGGTGGCCGCTTCCCGATCAAGTACTACCTGACGGCGATGCTCTTCATCGTCTTCGACATCGAGGTTGTCTTCCTCTACCCCTGGGCCGTCACCTTCGACTCCCTGGGGATCTTCGGGCTCGTCGAGATGCTGCTCTTCGTGCTCACCGTCTTCGTCGCCTACGCCTACGTGTGGCGCCGCGGCGGTCTGGAATGGGACTGA
- a CDS encoding peptidoglycan-binding domain-containing protein, with protein MSEAEQVVERTEALAAPQDDRGGLTRGRRVVLAVVGGAALMAVGGLLATTLVKSPAQVAAETGPPVQGALTAEVERRVLAQTVVMRGTVVADQSVVVSPQGMRSGDGTGGAALVTKLPLKAGDPVTAGQLIAEVSGRPVFTLHGAQPMYRDLKPGATGDDVAQLQQALRELGHGTGGDARGVFGAGTKAALTARYRAVGYEPLPAVADGGAALRSAREAVRSATWAVEDASGPASTGTGVGTGKGGATETGSGTGVGTGKGGGGGGATPSAATPPGPGSGPSSGTGTGTGTGAGSAPGSGRELARARQALGEARSALAAAEAADGPMLPTAESVFLGSFPARVSSVGARAGSPVSGPVLTLSGGELVVEAYLKDDKRQLLRAGMAVVISSEVAGTDVRGKVAVVATERSAAQPAGPLPQQDAGQNPKGGGSGGTGGGGADSGYRMVVRADQPLPAGFAGQDVRLTIESAATDGEALVVPVTAVSAGADGRTVVTAVSAEGTQRRIEVRAGTSGDGFVAVTPAQAGALAAGTKVVIGVAPRETRGKTR; from the coding sequence ATGAGCGAAGCGGAGCAGGTCGTGGAGCGCACCGAGGCCCTGGCGGCCCCCCAGGACGACCGCGGCGGACTCACGCGCGGGCGGCGCGTGGTGCTCGCCGTCGTCGGCGGGGCCGCGCTGATGGCGGTCGGCGGCCTGCTGGCGACCACGCTGGTGAAGTCCCCCGCGCAGGTGGCCGCGGAGACCGGCCCGCCCGTACAGGGGGCCCTGACCGCGGAGGTCGAGCGACGGGTGCTCGCGCAGACCGTGGTCATGCGCGGGACGGTGGTCGCCGACCAGAGCGTCGTCGTGTCCCCGCAGGGGATGCGCTCCGGCGACGGGACGGGCGGCGCGGCCCTGGTGACCAAACTGCCGCTGAAGGCGGGGGACCCGGTCACGGCGGGGCAGCTGATCGCCGAGGTGTCCGGGCGGCCGGTGTTCACCCTGCACGGCGCGCAGCCGATGTACCGCGACCTCAAGCCGGGAGCCACCGGCGACGACGTCGCGCAGCTGCAGCAGGCGCTGCGCGAGCTCGGGCACGGCACCGGCGGCGACGCGAGGGGTGTCTTCGGGGCCGGTACGAAGGCCGCGCTCACCGCCCGCTACCGGGCCGTCGGGTACGAGCCGCTGCCCGCGGTCGCCGACGGGGGCGCGGCGCTCAGGTCGGCGCGGGAGGCCGTGCGGTCCGCGACGTGGGCCGTGGAGGACGCGAGCGGCCCGGCCAGCACCGGCACCGGCGTCGGCACCGGCAAGGGCGGGGCCACGGAGACCGGATCCGGCACCGGCGTCGGCACCGGCAAGGGCGGGGGCGGGGGCGGGGCCACCCCGAGCGCGGCCACCCCGCCCGGCCCGGGCTCCGGCCCCAGCTCCGGCACCGGGACCGGTACCGGTACCGGCGCCGGTAGCGCTCCCGGTTCGGGCCGGGAGCTCGCGCGGGCGCGGCAGGCGCTCGGAGAGGCCCGGTCCGCGCTCGCGGCCGCCGAGGCCGCCGACGGGCCGATGCTGCCGACCGCCGAGAGCGTGTTCCTGGGCTCCTTCCCGGCCCGTGTCAGCTCCGTCGGGGCCCGCGCGGGCTCCCCCGTGTCCGGGCCGGTGCTCACGCTCTCCGGCGGGGAACTCGTCGTCGAGGCCTACCTCAAGGACGACAAGAGGCAGCTGCTGCGCGCCGGGATGGCCGTGGTGATCTCCTCCGAGGTCGCCGGTACCGATGTCCGCGGCAAGGTGGCGGTCGTCGCCACCGAGCGGTCCGCCGCTCAGCCCGCCGGGCCGCTCCCGCAGCAGGACGCCGGGCAGAACCCCAAGGGCGGCGGGAGCGGCGGAACGGGCGGCGGCGGCGCCGACTCCGGCTACCGGATGGTGGTCCGCGCCGACCAGCCCCTGCCCGCCGGCTTCGCCGGGCAGGACGTCCGGCTGACCATCGAGTCCGCCGCCACCGACGGCGAGGCGCTCGTGGTCCCGGTCACCGCGGTTTCCGCGGGCGCGGACGGGCGTACGGTCGTCACCGCCGTGTCCGCCGAAGGCACCCAGCGGCGCATCGAGGTACGGGCCGGCACCAGCGGCGACGGCTTCGTGGCCGTCACCCCCGCCCAGGCGGGCGCCCTCGCCGCCGGGACCAAGGTGGTGATCGGGGTCGCCCCCCGGGAGACCCGGGGGAAGACCAGGTGA